In one window of Rhizobium sp. ACO-34A DNA:
- a CDS encoding integrase, translating into MDDLTFTLKQMCRRNRDGSHATQADRMHSLTLAARQLGEAGFRQMRATSLRGRHVDALVGRWQEEGLSAGTMKNRVSHLRWWAEKVGKPGLIPADNAKLGIPQRKYATNENKAVELGTRLERVTDAHVRMSLQLQQAFGLRREESIKLQPRYADRGDHIALKGSWTKGGRERTVPITTAEQRVILDHAHVLAGAGSLIPAHLTYIQQRHVYDGQCKAAGLSHMHGLRHRYAQQRYEALTGWKPPAAGGPSVKQLTPEQRIVDLEAKQQISRELGHERIQITSVYLGR; encoded by the coding sequence ATGGACGATCTTACCTTTACCCTGAAGCAGATGTGCCGGCGCAATCGCGACGGCAGCCATGCGACGCAGGCCGACCGGATGCATTCGCTGACGCTGGCCGCCCGCCAGTTGGGCGAAGCCGGTTTCCGGCAGATGCGCGCCACCTCCCTCAGGGGCCGGCATGTCGACGCGCTCGTTGGCCGCTGGCAAGAAGAGGGCCTTTCTGCCGGCACCATGAAGAACCGGGTCTCGCACTTACGCTGGTGGGCCGAGAAGGTCGGCAAGCCCGGTCTCATCCCCGCCGACAACGCCAAGCTCGGCATTCCGCAGCGGAAATATGCCACGAACGAGAACAAGGCGGTCGAGCTCGGCACCCGGCTGGAGCGCGTCACCGATGCCCATGTCCGCATGAGCCTTCAATTGCAGCAGGCGTTTGGCCTGCGCCGGGAGGAAAGCATCAAGCTCCAGCCGCGTTATGCCGACCGCGGCGATCATATCGCGCTGAAGGGATCATGGACCAAGGGCGGACGGGAACGGACGGTTCCGATCACCACGGCAGAACAGCGGGTCATACTGGACCACGCCCATGTATTGGCCGGGGCCGGCTCACTGATCCCGGCGCACCTGACCTACATCCAGCAGCGCCATGTCTATGACGGCCAGTGCAAGGCAGCAGGCCTCAGCCACATGCACGGGCTGCGCCATCGCTATGCCCAGCAGCGCTACGAAGCCCTGACCGGCTGGAAGCCGCCAGCGGCCGGCGGTCCTTCAGTCAAGCAACTAACGCCGGAACAGCGCATCGTCGATCTTGAAGCAAAACAACAGATCAGCCGTGAACTGGGTCACGAGCGCATCCAGATCACTTCCGTCTATCTTGGCCGGTGA
- a CDS encoding integrase encodes MATDRLSDAALRSIKPRDKQFKLSDGGGLFLLVTPNGSRLWRLAYRFGGRQKLLALGSYPATSLSDAREARRKAKGLLEAGIDPGEEKKERKVAVKAAKEAAENTFAAVAEKYLTKAEKEGRAAITMSKARWLLIDLAKGLADKPVHEVAPKDVLAVLRPVEAKGNHETARRLRSTIGRVLRFAVANGWAERDATADLRGALTAPNVQHRAAIVKPEPLGTLMRAIYSWEGGQPTTIAALKLMAHLALRPGEVRAARWDEIDFEKRTWTVPLGRMKMRRVHATPLPDQAIAILNELRPLTERGESSLIFPSTTSSKIPISENTTTLALRRLGFGPDQMTSHGFRAAFATLANESGKWSVDAIERQLAHMEGSAVRRAYARGQYWDERVSMMQWWADYLDQLREGARIIPLQDKRRTKRR; translated from the coding sequence ATGGCGACGGACAGACTCAGTGATGCGGCGCTCCGATCCATCAAGCCGCGCGACAAACAATTCAAGCTGTCGGACGGTGGCGGCCTGTTTCTGCTCGTAACCCCGAACGGCAGTCGCTTGTGGCGGCTGGCCTATCGTTTCGGTGGTCGCCAAAAGCTGCTCGCTCTCGGCTCCTATCCAGCAACGTCGCTCTCTGACGCGCGGGAAGCTCGCCGGAAGGCAAAAGGGCTGCTGGAGGCCGGTATCGATCCGGGAGAAGAGAAGAAAGAGCGCAAGGTGGCCGTCAAGGCTGCCAAAGAGGCGGCGGAGAATACATTTGCGGCAGTCGCGGAAAAGTATCTGACCAAGGCAGAGAAAGAAGGTCGAGCGGCCATCACGATGAGCAAGGCTCGATGGCTGCTGATCGACCTGGCAAAGGGTTTGGCGGATAAGCCGGTGCATGAGGTCGCACCAAAGGATGTTCTGGCGGTGCTTCGCCCTGTCGAAGCCAAGGGCAACCATGAAACTGCCCGACGCTTGCGATCGACGATTGGCCGCGTCCTGCGGTTTGCCGTTGCCAACGGTTGGGCGGAACGGGATGCGACGGCTGATCTCAGGGGAGCGCTGACGGCCCCGAATGTTCAACATCGTGCCGCAATCGTGAAGCCGGAACCTCTCGGCACACTGATGCGCGCAATCTATTCATGGGAAGGTGGCCAACCGACCACGATCGCCGCGCTGAAGCTTATGGCGCATCTTGCCCTTCGGCCCGGCGAAGTCCGTGCCGCACGGTGGGACGAGATCGACTTTGAGAAGCGGACGTGGACCGTTCCATTGGGGCGCATGAAGATGCGGCGTGTGCACGCCACGCCCCTGCCTGATCAGGCGATTGCGATCCTCAACGAATTGCGCCCGCTGACCGAGCGCGGTGAATCCTCCCTCATTTTCCCGTCCACCACTTCGTCCAAAATTCCGATCTCGGAGAACACCACGACGCTTGCCTTGCGCCGGTTGGGCTTCGGCCCGGACCAGATGACCAGCCATGGTTTCCGTGCTGCATTTGCCACGCTTGCAAACGAAAGCGGCAAATGGTCCGTCGATGCTATCGAGCGACAGCTTGCGCACATGGAAGGAAGCGCCGTTCGCCGCGCATATGCGCGTGGTCAATATTGGGATGAGCGTGTTTCAATGATGCAATGGTGGGCGGATTATCTCGATCAGCTTCGGGAGGGGGCAAGAATCATTCCTCTTCAAGACAAGCGAAGAACGAAGCGGCGATAA
- a CDS encoding SelT/selW/selH selenoprotein: protein MSEKPRVTILYCTQCNWLLRAGWMAQELLQTFPESLGEVALIPGTGGNFEIRVNGDLIWERKRDGGFPGPKELKQRLRDIIEPERDLGHTDRVKAATGENGTPDGN from the coding sequence ATGAGTGAGAAGCCACGGGTCACGATACTTTACTGCACCCAGTGCAACTGGCTGCTGCGCGCCGGCTGGATGGCGCAGGAGCTGCTGCAGACCTTTCCGGAAAGCCTTGGCGAGGTGGCGCTCATTCCCGGCACCGGCGGCAATTTCGAGATCCGGGTCAATGGCGACCTGATCTGGGAGCGCAAGCGCGATGGCGGCTTTCCCGGCCCGAAGGAACTCAAGCAGCGGCTGCGCGACATCATCGAGCCCGAGCGCGATCTCGGCCACACCGACCGGGTGAAGGCGGCAACCGGCGAGAACGGCACCCCGGACGGGAACTGA
- a CDS encoding DoxX family protein, with protein sequence MPNPVDRDRLIVPQLQPVYAGGYETVETVLRVLAGVLLVTHGYGKIINPFGAVGMVESLGFYPGVFWSPLLSATEFFGGILVAIGLFTRPASFAAMIVLLVTVYFHGIVKAEGLGGAEKSILWAAIFLFFAFRGGNRHSVDARLGKVF encoded by the coding sequence ATGCCCAACCCCGTCGATCGCGACCGGCTGATCGTTCCCCAGCTTCAGCCCGTCTATGCCGGAGGTTACGAGACGGTGGAAACCGTGCTTCGTGTGCTCGCCGGCGTTCTGCTGGTCACCCATGGTTACGGCAAGATCATAAACCCCTTCGGCGCGGTGGGAATGGTCGAGAGCCTCGGATTCTACCCCGGTGTCTTCTGGTCTCCGCTTCTTTCGGCGACCGAATTCTTCGGCGGCATTCTGGTCGCCATCGGGCTCTTCACCCGTCCCGCCTCGTTTGCGGCGATGATCGTGCTGCTGGTCACGGTCTATTTCCATGGGATCGTGAAGGCCGAGGGACTGGGCGGCGCGGAAAAGTCGATCCTCTGGGCGGCGATCTTCCTGTTCTTCGCCTTCCGGGGCGGCAATCGCCATTCGGTCGATGCGCGTCTCGGGAAAGTCTTCTGA
- a CDS encoding GMP synthase: MRVAIIENTGYSDPGQVGVALAEAGATVEVIRAYAGEPLPASVDEHDALVVLGGEQNARDDEKHPYLPALAALMREYADAGKAVLGICLGSQVLARAYGAENLIGAAPEFGWRSISPTSEGKDDPVISAAEQAGGDFLSFQWHDDTFTLPPGAVHLAGNGVAANQAFRVGRAAYGMQFHFEANRSVVAEWNRLFPELVERKEPGWLARHPQYAETQGAAAEAAGLAIARAWVSRI; encoded by the coding sequence ATGCGCGTGGCGATTATCGAGAACACCGGATATTCGGATCCGGGTCAGGTGGGTGTGGCGCTTGCCGAGGCCGGAGCGACTGTCGAGGTTATCCGCGCCTATGCCGGAGAACCGTTGCCGGCGAGCGTTGACGAGCATGACGCTCTCGTCGTGCTCGGCGGCGAGCAGAATGCCCGTGACGACGAAAAGCACCCTTACCTGCCGGCGCTTGCGGCGCTGATGCGCGAATACGCGGACGCCGGCAAGGCCGTGCTCGGCATCTGCCTTGGCAGCCAGGTGCTGGCTCGTGCCTACGGTGCTGAAAACCTGATCGGTGCCGCCCCCGAATTCGGCTGGCGCAGCATTTCCCCGACGAGCGAGGGCAAGGACGATCCGGTGATCTCCGCCGCCGAACAGGCGGGGGGAGACTTCCTCTCCTTCCAGTGGCACGACGACACGTTCACCCTTCCGCCAGGCGCCGTGCATCTTGCCGGCAATGGCGTTGCCGCCAACCAGGCCTTCCGCGTGGGACGCGCCGCCTATGGCATGCAGTTCCACTTCGAGGCGAACCGTTCGGTGGTGGCGGAATGGAACCGCCTGTTCCCGGAACTGGTCGAGCGCAAGGAACCCGGCTGGCTTGCGCGTCATCCGCAATATGCCGAGACGCAAGGGGCGGCCGCAGAGGCGGCTGGCCTTGCGATTGCCCGCGCCTGGGTATCCCGCATCTGA
- a CDS encoding maltose acetyltransferase has protein sequence MTASEREKMAEGLWYNCIDPELDLLRNTAREAVHRHNTLPPAERGSAAAELRSLLAGFGEGAFIEAPFHCGYGFNITLGARVYLNAGCVILDSARVSIGDGSMLGPAVQIYCAEHHKEAALRVAGIEIARPVTIGRDVWIGGAAVILAGITIGDGAIVGAGAVVTRDVPAGATVVGNPARPLPLT, from the coding sequence ATGACGGCAAGCGAACGGGAAAAGATGGCCGAAGGCCTCTGGTACAACTGCATCGACCCGGAACTCGACCTTCTGCGTAACACGGCGCGCGAGGCGGTGCATCGTCACAACACCCTGCCGCCGGCGGAGCGCGGCTCCGCTGCAGCCGAACTCCGGTCGCTCCTTGCCGGTTTCGGCGAAGGCGCCTTCATCGAGGCGCCGTTCCATTGCGGGTACGGGTTCAATATCACGCTGGGCGCGCGCGTCTATCTCAATGCCGGCTGCGTGATCCTCGACAGCGCCAGGGTTTCGATCGGCGATGGCTCCATGCTGGGACCGGCGGTGCAGATCTATTGCGCCGAACACCACAAGGAGGCGGCCCTGCGCGTCGCGGGCATCGAGATCGCCAGGCCAGTCACCATCGGCCGTGACGTATGGATCGGCGGGGCGGCGGTCATTCTTGCCGGTATCACCATTGGCGACGGCGCGATCGTCGGAGCGGGTGCCGTGGTGACCCGCGACGTTCCGGCGGGTGCAACCGTGGTCGGCAATCCGGCAAGGCCATTGCCGCTCACATGA
- a CDS encoding acyl-CoA thioesterase codes for MDRAHDPSQLEMVVLMTPDMANFSGKVHGGALLNLLDRVAYSCASRFSQQYAVTLSVDQVVFRQPIHVGELVTFSASVNFAGRTSMEIGIRVEAEDIRTGERRHTNSCYFTMVAVDAEGKPTPVPELALETDVKRRRARQADVRRTLRREFEARFRELKEGND; via the coding sequence ATGGACCGAGCCCATGATCCAAGCCAGCTGGAAATGGTCGTGCTGATGACGCCGGACATGGCGAATTTTTCCGGCAAGGTGCATGGCGGCGCGCTGCTGAACCTGCTCGACCGGGTGGCCTATTCCTGCGCCTCGCGCTTTTCCCAGCAATATGCCGTGACGCTTTCGGTCGATCAGGTGGTGTTCCGCCAGCCGATCCATGTGGGCGAACTGGTGACCTTCTCGGCTTCGGTCAATTTCGCCGGCCGCACCTCTATGGAAATCGGCATCCGTGTCGAGGCCGAGGATATCCGCACCGGCGAACGGCGGCACACCAATTCCTGCTATTTCACCATGGTAGCGGTCGATGCCGAGGGCAAGCCGACACCGGTTCCGGAACTTGCGCTTGAGACAGATGTAAAGCGCCGGCGCGCGCGCCAGGCCGATGTGCGCCGTACCCTGCGACGCGAATTCGAGGCTCGCTTCCGCGAACTCAAGGAAGGCAATGACTGA
- a CDS encoding post-segregation antitoxin CcdA — MASQPRKTAAVPLDQSLIAQARDLSIDVSHAAEEGIAQAIKAEKERRWRIENADAIRAEKEYIEKHGLPLAKYRQF, encoded by the coding sequence ATGGCTTCCCAGCCGAGAAAGACTGCCGCAGTTCCCTTGGATCAGTCGCTGATCGCGCAAGCCCGCGATCTTTCGATCGACGTGTCGCATGCCGCCGAGGAGGGTATCGCACAGGCGATAAAGGCCGAAAAGGAACGGCGCTGGCGGATCGAGAATGCGGACGCGATCCGGGCGGAGAAAGAATATATCGAGAAACATGGGCTGCCGTTGGCGAAATATCGGCAGTTCTGA
- a CDS encoding elongation factor 4: MSTQNRTPLDHIRNFSIVAHIDHGKSTLADRLIQLTGGLAEREMSEQVLDSMDIERERGITIKAQTVRLHYKANDGETYILNLIDTPGHVDFAYEVSRSLSACEGSLLVVDASQGVEAQTLANVYQAIDNNHELVTVLNKVDLPAAEPERIKEQIEEVIGIDASEAVLISAKTGLGIPDVLEAIVHKLPPPKSELGEKGPLKALLVDSWYDTYLGVMVLVRILDGVLTKGQTIRMMGTDAKYTIERVGVLTPKMVNVDSLGPGEIGFITASIKEVADTRVGDTITEDKRPTAHALPGFKPAQPVVFCGLFPVDAADFEDLRAAMGKLRLNDASFSFEMESSAALGFGFRCGFLGLLHLEIIQERLEREFDLDLIATAPSVVYQLTMTDGSERELHNPADMPDVVKIAEIREPWIKATILTPDDYLGGILKLCQDRRGIQTELTYVGKRAMLSYELPLNEVVFDFYDRLKSISKGYASFDYHLHGYREGNLVKMSIMVNGEPVDALSMLVHRSAAEKRGRDMCEKLKDLIPRHMFKIPIQAAIGGNVIARETISAMRKDVTAKCYGGDATRKRKLLDKQKEGKKRMRQFGKVDIPQEAFIAALKMKDD, encoded by the coding sequence ATGAGCACACAGAACCGCACGCCCCTCGACCATATCCGCAATTTCTCGATCGTCGCGCATATCGACCATGGAAAGTCGACGCTTGCCGACCGGTTGATCCAGCTGACCGGCGGCCTTGCCGAACGCGAGATGTCGGAACAGGTTCTGGACTCGATGGATATCGAGCGCGAGCGCGGCATCACCATCAAGGCCCAGACGGTGCGCCTGCACTACAAGGCCAATGACGGCGAAACCTATATCCTGAACCTCATCGACACCCCCGGCCACGTCGACTTCGCCTATGAAGTATCGCGTTCGCTGTCGGCCTGCGAAGGCTCGCTGCTCGTCGTCGACGCCTCCCAGGGCGTGGAAGCCCAGACGCTCGCCAACGTCTATCAGGCGATCGACAACAACCACGAGCTCGTCACCGTACTCAACAAGGTCGACCTGCCGGCCGCCGAACCCGAGCGTATCAAGGAACAGATCGAGGAAGTCATCGGCATCGACGCTTCGGAAGCCGTTCTGATCTCGGCCAAGACCGGCCTCGGCATTCCGGACGTTCTGGAAGCGATCGTGCACAAGCTGCCGCCGCCGAAGAGCGAGCTTGGCGAAAAGGGTCCCCTGAAGGCCCTGCTCGTCGACAGCTGGTACGACACCTATCTCGGCGTCATGGTTCTGGTGCGCATCCTCGATGGCGTCCTGACCAAGGGCCAGACGATCCGCATGATGGGCACGGACGCCAAGTACACGATCGAACGCGTCGGCGTGCTGACCCCGAAGATGGTCAATGTCGACAGCCTCGGCCCCGGCGAGATCGGCTTCATCACCGCCTCGATCAAGGAAGTGGCCGATACCCGCGTCGGCGATACCATCACCGAAGACAAGCGGCCGACGGCACATGCGCTTCCGGGCTTCAAGCCGGCCCAGCCGGTGGTGTTCTGCGGTCTCTTCCCGGTCGATGCCGCGGACTTCGAAGACCTGCGCGCCGCCATGGGCAAGCTGCGCCTAAACGACGCCTCGTTCTCCTTCGAAATGGAAAGCTCTGCAGCGCTCGGCTTCGGTTTCCGCTGCGGCTTCCTCGGCCTGCTGCACCTCGAAATCATCCAGGAACGCCTTGAGCGCGAATTCGACCTCGACCTGATCGCCACCGCACCTTCGGTCGTCTATCAGCTGACGATGACGGATGGCTCGGAGCGCGAGCTGCACAACCCGGCCGACATGCCGGATGTCGTGAAGATCGCCGAAATCCGCGAGCCGTGGATCAAGGCGACGATCCTGACGCCGGACGATTATCTCGGCGGCATTCTCAAGCTCTGCCAGGATCGCCGCGGCATTCAGACGGAACTCACCTATGTCGGCAAGCGCGCCATGCTCTCCTACGAGCTGCCGCTCAACGAAGTGGTGTTCGACTTCTACGACCGCCTGAAGTCGATCTCGAAGGGCTATGCCTCGTTCGACTATCACCTGCACGGCTATCGCGAGGGCAACCTCGTGAAGATGTCGATCATGGTCAATGGCGAGCCGGTCGATGCGCTGTCGATGCTGGTCCACCGTTCGGCCGCCGAAAAACGCGGTCGCGACATGTGCGAAAAGCTGAAGGACCTGATCCCGCGGCACATGTTCAAGATCCCGATCCAGGCGGCCATCGGCGGCAACGTGATTGCCCGCGAAACGATCTCCGCCATGCGCAAGGACGTGACCGCCAAGTGCTACGGCGGCGACGCCACCCGCAAGCGCAAACTTCTGGACAAGCAGAAGGAAGGCAAGAAGCGCATGCGCCAGTTCGGCAAGGTCGACATCCCGCAGGAAGCCTTCATCGCCGCCCTGAAGATGAAGGACGACTGA
- a CDS encoding MFS transporter: MSEHPAQNASLISIFSIIASMSLVAIGNGMMFAYIPFMLSTTDAPSWSAGAAVTASAAGGLIGCFITGPLIRRVGHARVFACSMALVVLSWVTVGFGLDPLAWIFARGLYGVAGNVNFIISQSWLNHAAANSWRGKAMSAFYMIYIFGLGLGAWVFGQMPVTGNVVPLIAVAFTAIAILPIGLTRLPNPPPPAHVSVDVKMAWRASPVGLVGVLAAGGLSMMVQGFAPIYAAGNGVGQQDVALLMFVMQFGIVFIQYPMGIVSDRIDRRLVLLLTAGLIVVVGLAALVVPFSQFILLMLIFSIFAGTVETVYSIANAHANDRTAPEDFVSLSSTMLLAWSASAVCVPLLVTVLTPVVGEQTFIYGTILVAAAYGLFVVARIRVRAPVPASDAESFELMSAQVPHAGALIETAENDGKEAAAPGLQGER, encoded by the coding sequence ATGTCCGAGCACCCGGCCCAGAACGCCTCCCTCATTTCCATCTTCAGCATCATCGCCTCGATGAGCCTCGTTGCCATCGGCAATGGCATGATGTTCGCCTATATCCCCTTCATGCTGTCGACGACGGATGCGCCGTCGTGGTCGGCGGGTGCGGCGGTGACGGCATCGGCTGCGGGCGGCCTGATCGGCTGCTTCATCACGGGACCGCTGATCCGCCGGGTCGGACATGCGCGCGTTTTCGCCTGCTCCATGGCGCTGGTGGTGCTGAGCTGGGTCACTGTCGGCTTCGGCCTCGATCCGCTGGCCTGGATCTTCGCCCGCGGGCTTTACGGCGTCGCCGGCAACGTCAACTTCATCATCTCGCAGAGCTGGCTCAACCATGCCGCCGCCAATTCCTGGCGCGGCAAGGCGATGTCGGCCTTCTACATGATCTATATCTTCGGCCTCGGACTCGGCGCCTGGGTGTTCGGGCAGATGCCCGTCACCGGCAATGTCGTGCCCTTGATCGCCGTCGCCTTCACGGCCATCGCCATCCTGCCCATCGGCCTGACGCGCCTGCCCAATCCACCGCCGCCGGCCCATGTCAGCGTCGATGTGAAGATGGCGTGGCGCGCATCCCCGGTCGGCCTCGTCGGCGTTCTTGCCGCAGGCGGGCTTTCGATGATGGTGCAGGGCTTTGCACCCATCTATGCCGCCGGAAACGGCGTCGGCCAGCAGGACGTGGCGCTGCTGATGTTCGTCATGCAGTTCGGCATCGTCTTCATCCAGTATCCCATGGGCATCGTATCGGACCGGATCGACCGGCGTCTGGTGCTGCTCCTCACTGCAGGGCTCATCGTGGTGGTCGGACTTGCGGCGCTCGTCGTGCCCTTCTCGCAGTTCATCCTGCTGATGCTGATCTTCTCGATCTTCGCGGGCACCGTGGAAACCGTCTATTCGATCGCCAACGCCCATGCCAATGACCGCACGGCGCCGGAGGATTTCGTGTCGCTTTCCTCCACCATGCTGCTCGCATGGTCGGCATCCGCCGTGTGCGTTCCGCTTCTCGTCACCGTGTTGACACCGGTCGTCGGCGAGCAGACCTTCATCTACGGCACGATCCTCGTTGCCGCGGCCTACGGCCTCTTCGTGGTGGCCCGCATCAGGGTCCGCGCGCCCGTTCCGGCCAGCGATGCCGAAAGCTTCGAACTGATGAGCGCGCAGGTTCCCCATGCCGGCGCTCTGATCGAGACGGCGGAGAATGATGGAAAAGAAGCTGCAGCCCCCGGCCTGCAAGGCGAAAGATAG
- a CDS encoding GNAT family N-acetyltransferase encodes MTLEIKSFSGSDAGPFLDDLARLRITVFRDFPYLYDGDPAYERKYLATYAKSEGSVFVLAFDGSKVVGAATGMPMTAETDEVKAPFIAAGHDPQDFFYFGESVLLSSYRGRGIGVKFFEGREAQARKLALSFCTFCAVERPVDHPRRPADYVPLNGFWAKRGYVHHPELRTTFTWRDLDETSESPKPLSFWIRDIR; translated from the coding sequence ATGACTCTGGAAATCAAATCCTTTTCAGGCAGCGACGCCGGCCCTTTCCTTGACGACCTGGCCCGGCTCCGGATCACCGTCTTCCGCGACTTCCCCTATCTCTACGACGGCGACCCCGCCTATGAGCGCAAATATCTGGCGACATACGCGAAGTCCGAAGGCTCGGTTTTCGTGCTGGCCTTCGACGGCAGCAAGGTCGTCGGCGCGGCGACCGGCATGCCGATGACAGCCGAAACAGACGAGGTGAAGGCGCCCTTCATCGCCGCCGGGCATGACCCGCAGGACTTCTTCTATTTCGGCGAAAGCGTGCTTCTCTCCAGCTATCGCGGGCGCGGCATCGGGGTGAAATTCTTCGAGGGACGTGAGGCGCAGGCCAGAAAGCTCGCCCTTTCCTTCTGCACCTTCTGCGCGGTGGAACGGCCGGTCGACCATCCGCGCCGGCCGGCGGATTACGTGCCGCTGAATGGCTTCTGGGCAAAGCGCGGCTATGTCCACCACCCGGAACTTCGCACCACCTTCACATGGCGCGATCTCGACGAGACCTCGGAAAGCCCGAAGCCCCTCTCCTTCTGGATCCGCGACATCCGGTGA
- a CDS encoding isopropylmalate/homocitrate/citramalate synthase has protein sequence MTAADTIRAYYDAFNAQDMERFLSLLTDDVAHDINQGERQIGKETFARFMDHMNRCYKETLTDMVVMVNADGTRGAAEFVVNGEYLATDEGLPEANGQTYKLPAGAFFELKDGKVARISNYYSLPDWIRQVQG, from the coding sequence ATGACCGCCGCCGACACCATCCGCGCCTATTACGATGCCTTCAACGCCCAGGACATGGAGCGTTTCCTGTCGCTCCTGACTGACGATGTTGCCCACGACATCAACCAGGGCGAACGGCAGATCGGCAAGGAGACCTTCGCCAGGTTCATGGACCACATGAACCGTTGCTACAAGGAAACGCTGACCGACATGGTCGTCATGGTCAATGCCGACGGCACCCGGGGTGCTGCCGAGTTCGTCGTCAACGGCGAATATCTCGCGACCGATGAAGGCCTGCCGGAAGCCAACGGCCAGACCTACAAGCTGCCGGCCGGCGCCTTCTTCGAACTGAAGGACGGCAAGGTCGCCCGCATCTCCAACTACTACAGCCTCCCGGACTGGATTCGTCAGGTTCAGGGCTGA
- a CDS encoding DNA-binding protein → MDAYFEKTVGERVKRLRGERNLTLDQLAELSGVSRAMISRIERAEASPTAALLARLCSALGVSLSVFFASAGQEASPIARREDQPVWRDPESGYLRRAVSPGGTGSRVDVVEVEFPPGAEVRFEGQQASRVQWQHVWLFEGEMELTVGETVYTLRPGDCVFMNIGDVHGFRNATSQPARYAVVIDLGHR, encoded by the coding sequence ATGGATGCATATTTCGAGAAGACGGTCGGTGAGCGGGTGAAACGCCTTCGTGGCGAGCGCAACCTGACGCTTGACCAGCTCGCGGAGCTTTCCGGCGTCAGCCGGGCGATGATCTCGCGTATCGAGCGTGCCGAGGCAAGTCCGACAGCGGCTCTGCTGGCGCGGCTCTGCTCGGCGCTCGGCGTTTCTCTTTCGGTGTTCTTTGCGAGTGCAGGGCAGGAGGCTTCGCCCATTGCCCGACGAGAGGACCAACCGGTCTGGCGCGACCCGGAGAGCGGCTACCTGCGCCGCGCCGTCTCGCCCGGTGGCACCGGTTCGCGGGTGGATGTGGTCGAGGTGGAGTTTCCGCCCGGCGCCGAGGTGCGTTTCGAGGGTCAACAGGCAAGCCGTGTCCAGTGGCAGCATGTCTGGCTGTTCGAGGGCGAGATGGAGCTGACGGTCGGCGAGACGGTCTACACGCTTCGACCTGGAGACTGCGTCTTCATGAATATCGGCGATGTCCACGGCTTCCGCAACGCCACCTCGCAACCCGCCCGCTATGCCGTCGTCATCGACCTCGGCCATCGATAA
- a CDS encoding GNAT family N-acetyltransferase yields the protein MVTIRMLDEQQALAALPDLCEVLADCVEGGASVGFMSPFTPGDGESYWRGVAAAVGRREVLLFVAEVDGRVSGTVQIGFALKPNQPHRADLMKLLVHRRARGLGLSKLLMQAAEAESAKHGRSLLVLDTATGELAEQIYEKLGWTRSGVIPDYALFPDGRYCGTTLFWKRVG from the coding sequence ATGGTAACGATCCGCATGCTCGACGAACAACAGGCGCTTGCCGCCCTGCCGGACCTTTGCGAGGTGCTGGCGGATTGCGTCGAGGGCGGCGCTTCCGTGGGCTTCATGTCGCCATTTACGCCCGGGGACGGCGAGTCCTACTGGCGAGGTGTGGCCGCAGCCGTCGGCCGGCGTGAGGTTCTGCTCTTCGTCGCCGAGGTGGACGGTCGCGTCAGCGGCACGGTGCAGATCGGCTTTGCCTTGAAGCCGAACCAGCCGCACCGCGCCGACCTGATGAAGCTGCTCGTGCATCGTCGCGCGCGCGGCCTCGGCCTGTCGAAGCTGCTGATGCAGGCGGCGGAAGCTGAGAGCGCAAAGCACGGTCGCAGCCTGCTGGTGCTCGATACCGCGACCGGGGAACTGGCCGAGCAGATCTACGAAAAGCTCGGCTGGACCAGAAGCGGTGTCATTCCCGACTATGCGCTTTTTCCCGATGGTCGCTACTGCGGCACCACCTTGTTCTGGAAGCGCGTCGGCTGA